Part of the Aureitalea marina genome, TGAATCCGAATACCAGAGGTCCTAAGCCCATTTCAGTGAAATACTCAGCCAACATGGCACCGGCTCCTGTATTGGTCAGTACTTGTTTAAAAGCACCTCCTGCTCCAGTCAGGAGAATGATCACTCCTGCAGGAGCAAGCGATTTGGTGGTTATATCCAAAAGTTGAACCCGGCTAAATCCCTTCCTGATACCCAGAAAATACCAGGCAACCAGGTTAGCCAGTATTAAAGCTGTGAACGGATGGCCTACTAATTTCATCCACTCTCCCATAAGGGCTAGCCAAGCGGAATCTGGAACCAGGTCACTGTTCAGAACAGTATTTAGCACGATCAATACAATGGGCAAGCCGATGATCAGGAAGATTGAAGTAACAGACGGTGGCGCAACTTGAGACTGATCAGTATCCTCATCCAAGGCAGGTGCCTCTACGAAGATGCGTTTGGCAATATATTTTCCAAAAAGTGGTCCTGCAACCACTGCGGTCGGTATCCCTACCAGGAAACCCATCAGTATGACCCAACCCAGATCGGCATTTATGATATCTGCTACGGCTACTGGACCGGGAGTGGGAGGAATAAAAGCGTGAGTTATGGCCAATCCCGACAATAGCGGTATTCCATAAAGCAACAAGGACTTACCGGTGCTGCGTTGTAGGGAGTATATGATAGGAACCAGGATAATAAAACCCACATCAAAAAAGACCGGTATAGCCACCAGGAATCCAGTGAAAACCAATGCCCAGGACGTTTTACCCTTCCCAGATTTTGCCAGCAAGTGTCTTGCCAGTGCCTGGGCTCCACCGGAGTGTTCCAGGATGGCGCCAAACATGGCACCCAAACCAACAACTACGGCTACAAACCCTAAGGTATTGCCCATTCCTTCTTGAATGGTTTGTATGATTTCGACCGGGGCATTCCCGCGAGTATCCCCACCACTATACATGATATCAGTAATGCGATAAAGGCCTGAAGCCTAAATACAAGTATCAGCGCCAGCAATACCGCGATACCAGCACCTATGGCAAAAAGTAAATTAATGTCCATTAGTTCGTTCCCATTTAAAGCTGACCTTCCGCTGTGGATCATCGGTACGGAAATATCCATGTTGGCCGAAATAATCTCGTTGCGCCTGTATCAATTTAGCCGGGGAATCAGCTTGATTCATAGCCAGCCACCAGTTAAATGCACCGTTGATGACAGAAAGAGGGGTTCGCTGTTGTAGCCCCCATTGACAGCATTGGGCCACATCAGGCTCCCAATTGCTCAGTTCTTGTCTTATTCTCGGGTTGCTCACAAGTTCTGAGGTCTCCGCTAACCAGCCTTGGCATGCTTCCATCAACTTAGACTTAATGATGCAGCCCTCTGTCCATATTCTGGCGATCTCGGATAAGTCCGCCGTCCATTGGAACTGCTCGCAAGCTTCATTAATAAGCTGAAAACCTTGAATATGATTGATCAACCTAACAAAACTATAAGCGCTATGCAGCTGTTCCAGGGTTTCTTCATCCCATTTGACCAGATCTTGCTTGCTGACCTCTGCAGACCTTCTGCTGTCCTGAAAGGTGGAAATAGCCCGGGCATAAACCGCGGAAGATAATAAGGTGGCGGGTATACCTAATTCCAAAGCTGCAGCTGCAGACCAGGTCCCGGTTCCTTTCGAACCTGCAACATCCACTATTCGGTCCAATTCGTAGCCATTTCCAGAGTTAGTCCGGAGTATGTCTGACGTAATACCCAACAAATAGCTTTGACTATCCCCAGAATTCCATTTGGTGAATAAGGCTTCGATCTCCACATAAGACAATGAAGGCCGTAACAGATCGAACACTTCGGCTAAGAGTTGCATTTCGGCATATTCCATCCCATTGTGTACCATCTTTACAAAGTGACCCGCTCCACCTTCGCCCAGAAAGCTGATACAGGGCGCGCCCGCTTTATCTATAGCCGCTATTTGAGCTAATATTTTTAATATACCAGGAGCACTTCCTGCATCCCCTCCCAACATCAAGGAGGGTCCCTTACGGGCTCCCTCACGTCCTCCGGATACGCCACAACCCATCCAGGCAATGGACTTGCCCTGCATTAGTTGAGCTCTTCTGCTGGTTTCTTTATAGTGTGCATTCCCACCATCGATCAAGGCATCTCCTGGCTGGAGCAGAGGGGTGATGGCTTCTAACACAGAATCTATCGCCTTTCCAGCAGGCACCATGATCAATATTTTCCTGGGAGTTCGAAGGGAGCGAACAAAAGATTCAAGCTGATTAAAACCTAAGACTTGGCTCAGGGATTGATCTTTTAAAAAGTTGGGAACCACCATAGCTTCATCGGTACTGAAGCGATTATAAACCGAAAGCTGTATTCCCTGATCGATCAGGTTTAGGGCGAGATTGCTACCCATAACACCCAAGCCAATTAGTCCAAAATCTGAAATTCCCATGTGATTACAAGCTGCTGCAACCTGAGAGGCCAGTATCTTGGGATCTTGGCTCGCATCGAGTTGTAGACCGTAATCTGGGGATTCCAGGGTATCGAATTGAGATTGCAACAAAGACGGATCAAAAAAATGATCCTGACGTATGTTTAGTCGCTCAGCAATGACCTCAAATTCTGTATGAAGTATGATCCAGTTCAAGGTTATTCCCGCTGACAAAATTTGGCGGTAATCCTCTTTGAGTGCGGAACAGGCCAGGACCATTCCACCTTTATTCTTGGCCAGTAGATCAGAAAGATCTTCTAACCAAGGGGCTCGATCCTGGTCATTCAGCGGTGTTCCAGAAGCCATTTTTTGCTTATTGGCTTCTGGATGAAAATCGTCTGCATCGAAAAATGGGATGGAGAGAATTCGTGAAACCAGTTGTCCCACTGTGGTCTTACCACAGCCACTCACACCCATTATGACGATCGGATGCATTGGACTACTGTTCTCCAAAATAACTGCTTTTAACACCTTTTACTCCAGGTTCAGCAACAAAGATGGATCCGGCCAGGGAAAAGCTTCCAACTCTTCGGGGCTCATGTCCACGCGCGCAGTTGTGATATACAATTTATCCAATTCAGGACCTCCAAAAGCGCAGGCAGTAACGTTGTGGGCAGGCACATTGATCTTACCGATCACTTCTCCTGATTCCGGATCAAACCTGAGCACCGCATTGCCATTCCACATCCCGACCCACAATTTGTCTTCAGAATCTATGGTCATACCATCTGGGTAACCCAGGGTCTGCGGTACTTTAACAGCCACCCGTTCGTTGGAAATGCTCGCCGTCTCCAGGTCAAAATCAAAAGCGCGGATGCTCGCAGAAGGAGTATCTATATAGTACATGGTGCCACCATCCGAAGACCAAACAATGCCATTGGAAATAGTCACCGGGGAGAACATAATCTCTGTCTTGCCGCCGGGACTAACTTTGTAGAGCTTTCCAGTTGCCTCGGTTTCGGCCAGGTTCATGGATCCAACCCAGAGATTACCCATGGGGTCACACTTACCGTCATTGAACCTGTTCTCGTCCATTTCAGTTTCCAGGGAAGTGAAAAGTTTTACCTGTTTATTGTAAAGATCGAGCCGATACATACCATCCTCCAATGCGATTACCGCTGTGGAGTCCGTTTCTGGCACCACAGTTCCCACCCGGGAAGGAGTAGGGAAGGAGCTGAGTTCCTTAGATTCTGGATCTAGGACATGGACTTCTCTTTTCAGGATGTCTACCCAAAACAAACGGCCGTTCTTATGATCCCATATTGCACCCTCGCCCAGTTCAGCCTTCCATTGAAACTTCAGGCTGGCTTCCGTCACTGCAATGCCTTTGTCTTCTTCTTCAATAACTTCTGAGCTTTGGTCGCTTTTAGTTTGGTTTTGACAAGAGAATAAAAGGCATACAAGCATGACGCTCAGGCAAAGTTGTAGTGTTCTATTGTATGATTTTCTCTTGCGATCAGCGCAATCAGGGATAGGTTGGTTGGGTGTCAAAATGATAGTCTTGGATTAGTGAAGAGGCCAATTTACAAATATTTCGCTGAGCATAAATCGGTGTGAAAATTGGCTCGAAGCTGTTAAATAAGTACCTAATTATCAAATATTTTATAACTTCGATATCCCCTTTTCTGAAATTTAGGTTCTCATTTTTTAGTCAATTACTATGTCAGAATCCAAGTCTCCGCAAAAAAAACATGCCGATTTTCAAGATCGGTATAGGCGCTCTTCCAACTTTAGAAGTGTCATCAAAAAGGACAAATATCGCATAGGCGACGATGGTTCACTGGTGATCAATCCTAAAGACGGAAAGCCAGCTAAATCAGAGAAATAACCCATGTCTGGAAATCGAAATATGTCCACCCGGACCAAGTGGTGGATCAATGGCGCCATTGGCGCCTTTTTGTTTGGTTCCGGTTTGGCCCTGGCCATAGAAGCCGGTCACTGGAAGCATCAGCAAGTGGATTGGCCTCAGTGGGTATTTGGTGGAACGGCAGGTAT contains:
- the gndA gene encoding NADP-dependent phosphogluconate dehydrogenase; its protein translation is MHPIVIMGVSGCGKTTVGQLVSRILSIPFFDADDFHPEANKQKMASGTPLNDQDRAPWLEDLSDLLAKNKGGMVLACSALKEDYRQILSAGITLNWIILHTEFEVIAERLNIRQDHFFDPSLLQSQFDTLESPDYGLQLDASQDPKILASQVAAACNHMGISDFGLIGLGVMGSNLALNLIDQGIQLSVYNRFSTDEAMVVPNFLKDQSLSQVLGFNQLESFVRSLRTPRKILIMVPAGKAIDSVLEAITPLLQPGDALIDGGNAHYKETSRRAQLMQGKSIAWMGCGVSGGREGARKGPSLMLGGDAGSAPGILKILAQIAAIDKAGAPCISFLGEGGAGHFVKMVHNGMEYAEMQLLAEVFDLLRPSLSYVEIEALFTKWNSGDSQSYLLGITSDILRTNSGNGYELDRIVDVAGSKGTGTWSAAAALELGIPATLLSSAVYARAISTFQDSRRSAEVSKQDLVKWDEETLEQLHSAYSFVRLINHIQGFQLINEACEQFQWTADLSEIARIWTEGCIIKSKLMEACQGWLAETSELVSNPRIRQELSNWEPDVAQCCQWGLQQRTPLSVINGAFNWWLAMNQADSPAKLIQAQRDYFGQHGYFRTDDPQRKVSFKWERTNGH
- a CDS encoding SMP-30/gluconolactonase/LRE family protein, with protein sequence MLVCLLFSCQNQTKSDQSSEVIEEEDKGIAVTEASLKFQWKAELGEGAIWDHKNGRLFWVDILKREVHVLDPESKELSSFPTPSRVGTVVPETDSTAVIALEDGMYRLDLYNKQVKLFTSLETEMDENRFNDGKCDPMGNLWVGSMNLAETEATGKLYKVSPGGKTEIMFSPVTISNGIVWSSDGGTMYYIDTPSASIRAFDFDLETASISNERVAVKVPQTLGYPDGMTIDSEDKLWVGMWNGNAVLRFDPESGEVIGKINVPAHNVTACAFGGPELDKLYITTARVDMSPEELEAFPWPDPSLLLNLE